The Brassica oleracea var. oleracea cultivar TO1000 chromosome C6, BOL, whole genome shotgun sequence genome includes a region encoding these proteins:
- the LOC106298240 gene encoding LOW QUALITY PROTEIN: uncharacterized protein LOC106298240 (The sequence of the model RefSeq protein was modified relative to this genomic sequence to represent the inferred CDS: inserted 1 base in 1 codon), with amino-acid sequence MSPDGVEEADYESDPEELKRSLAARRREASDDEDENRGEKIQSADIDSDQSDEQSAVVEFDNDADEGLHIEGDDSYDEEEGDYGEDDDDNMEYKTTSVAGEAEPKGVEAATEDSVVDGEEPKQKEPFAVPTAGAFYMHDDRFQEMDTAPNRRMRGGRRLWPSRDERKWGHDKYDEMNTQEKQYDKRTSRGRARGRGQGRGQERGYSRGHQNQYPKAVTRGRGPRRNEVALRKGTQAPSVQTKQSQNSFVKVSHVYPGRAPTETDSIETEARINVVASSLNSASPPFYPSGSSSNLAQKDLQAGMGRLHVNGSPTPSGKKFGNAKPSTAWVRTTPSQTTSQGRGAPPPGKVLNQGDNVSSPMQIRGMPKGTYLSCTRSPGQACEQHLAFTSLLPFSPPXTGSLKNLYISGETESATETGALLAQGKGALQPNGRGSFMYGATQFMGPDGGMAAGHGNPNFHAFLPVMQFGGQHGGVPTFGMALPGYVQPEHGTGNPEMTWLPILTGPGALGASYPPPYAAIEGSYQAHKPGLPSSAGSSSQENSSNNPNVEEKPLERPEAKNNGIPQRSNSNPNKQPRRYSEMSLSK; translated from the exons ATGTCCCCAGATGGCGTAGAAGAAGCAGACTATGAGAGCGACCCCGAGGAACTGAAGCGCTCCTTGGCTGCAAGGAGGAGAGAAGCTAGCGATGATGAGGATGAGAACCGTGGAGAAAAAATTCAGAGTGCTGACATCGATTCCGATCAATCCGATGAACAGAGTGCTGTCGTGGAGTTTGATAACGATGCAGACGAAGGATTGCACATAGAAGGTGACGATAGCTATGATGAGGAGGAGGGCGATTATGGAGAAGATGATGATGACAACATGGAATACAAGACGACAAGTGTTGCTGGCGAGGCTGAGCCTAAGGGAGTGGAAGCTGCGACGGAGGACTCTGTTGTGGATGGAGAAGAACCAAAGCAGAAGGAGCCTTTTGCTGTGCCAACTGCTGGAGCTTTTTATATGCATGATGACAGGTTTCAGGAGATGGATACTGCCCCAAATAG GCGAATGCGTGGTGGTAGGAGGCTCTGGCCATCCCGAGATGAAAGAAAATGGGGACATGACAAATATGACGAGATGAATACACAAGAAAAGCAATATGAT AAGAGGACTTCCCGAGGCCGAGCCAGAGGCCGTGGTCAGGGTAGGGGTCAGGAGCGTGGATATTCTCGAGGACACCAAAATCAGTATCCTAAGGCTGTCACAAGAGGGAGAGGGCCCAGACGAAATGAGGTTGCTTTGAGAAAGGGCACTCAAGCCCCTTCTGTGCAAACCAAACA GTCCCAGAATTCTTTTGTAAAAGTGTCACACGTTTATCCAGGACGGGCACCAACAGAAACGGACAGCATAGAGACAGAAGCCAGGATAAATGTAGTTGCTTCGAGTTTAAACTCAGCTTCTCCTCCATTCTATCCTTCAGGTTCCTCCAGTAACTTGGCACAAAAGGATTTACAAGCTGGCATGGGTAGACTGCACGTTAATGGAAGCCCTACGCCGTCTGGAAAGAAGTTTGGGAATGCAAAACCTAGCACTGCGTGGGTACGCACTACCCCTTCTCAGACTACTAGTCAAGGTAGAGGTGCTCCTCCCCCTGGGAAAGTGCTTAATCAAGGTGACAATGTTTCTTCGCCTATGCAAATCCGGGGAATGCCAAAAGGTACTTACCTAAGCTGTACTCGATCTCCTGGTCAGGCTTGTGAACAACATCTAGCTTTTACTAGTTTGCTGCCTTTTTCTCCTC AAACTGGATCATTAAAAAATCTTTATATTTCAGGTGAAACAGAGTCAGCCACCGAAACTGGTGCTTTGCTGGCCCAGGGAAAAGGGGCTCTCCAGCCTAATGGAAGGGGATCTTTTATGTATGGAGCGACACAATTCATGGGTCCAGACGGTGGCATGGCGGCTGGTCATGGCAATCCCAATTTCCATGCTTTTCTGCCTG TTATGCAATTCGGTGGCCAGCACGGTGGTGTTCCGACCTTTGGTATGGCTCTTCCAGGATATGTCCAACCAGAACATGGTACTGGAAATCCCGAGATGACATG GCTGCCAATTCTGACTGGCCCGGGAGCATTGGGGGCTTCATATCCTCCACCTTATGCTGCAATTGAAGGTTCTTACCAAGCACACAAACCAGGGTTACCTTCCTCTGCAGGATCCTCCAG CCAAGAGAACAGTTCAAATAACCCTAATGTCGAAGAGAAGCCCTTGGAGAGACCTG AGGCTAAAAACAATGGGATACCACAACGGTCGAACAGCAACCCAAACAAACAGCCTCGTAG ATACTCGGAGATGAGCTTAAGCAAGTGA
- the LOC106300534 gene encoding protein FAR1-RELATED SEQUENCE 8 — MMGGNNVYSPPDQSLSPNSNLCITIEEVSQSSEQLVVDGDDDLPIVGDNPADDLHDCDGLLDEFPAQSNGSEKCSLASPPPATGMEFDSYDDAYSYYNSYARDLGFAIRVKSSWTKRNSKEKRGAVLCCNCEGFKTLKEPNSTRRKETRTGCQAMIRLRLIELDRWKVDEVKLDHNHSFDPERAHNSKSHKKACGGGDGGAAKRKHEPPLDVQVRTIKLYRTNAIDSSGETSDDHLHSSKRLDLRGGGGFRVLQDFFFQSQLTNPNFFHSVDLGDDGGLRNVFWIESRARAAYSHFSDVVVFDTTCLSNAYELPLVAFVGINHHGDPILLGCGLVADQTPETYVWLFRAWLTCVSGCPPLTFVTEHCKSIQTAVSEVFPRAHHRLSLSHVLQCIVGVQDSESFRMALNSVVYGFLKVEEFEVAWEEMIIRFGLTNDETIRGLFQDREQWAPVYLKDTFLAGALTFRLGNAAAPFIFSSYVHQHTSLREFLEGYESFLDKKYTNEALCDLESSKSIPELKTTHPYESQMAKVLTKEIFTRFQEEVVATSSCSGVTQVHSSNGSASSSYVVKEREGEKVRDFEVVYETNAVAGVRCFCVCGGFSFNGYQCRHVLLLLSHKGLEEIPSQHILQRWRKDVKRLYIADFGSGCVDVMNPVQWYEHLHRRAMQVVEQGMRSKEHCRVAWEAFKECVNRVTEKSS, encoded by the exons ATGATGGGTGGTAATAACGTCTACTCTCCGCCCGACCAGTCCCTCTCCCCCAACTCTAATCTTTGCATCACG ATCGAGGAGGTTTCTCAGAGCAGCGAGCAGCTGGTTGTAGACGGAGACGATGACCTTCCAATCGTGGGAGACAACCCTGCTGACGACCTCCACGATTGCGATGGATTGCTTGATGAATTCCCAGCTCAAAGCAACGGATCCGAAAAGTGTTCGCTGGCGTCTCCTCCGCCCGCTACGGGAATGGAATTCGACTCCTACGACGACGCCTACAGTTACTACAACTCCTACGCGAGGGACCTCGGTTTCGCCATCAGGGTCAAATCCTCGTGGACAAAGCGTAACAGCAAGGAGAAACGCGGCGCCGTCTTGTGCTGCAACTGCGAAGGCTTCAAGACGCTTAAAGAACCAAACAGCACAAGGAGAAAAGAGACCAGAACCGGTTGTCAGGCCATGATTCGCCTCCGGTTGATCGAACTCGATAGATGGAAAGTCGATGAAGTCAAACTCGACCACAACCACTCCTTTGATCCGGAAAGAGCACACAACTCTAAGTCTCATAAGAAAGCGTGTGGTGGTGGTGATGGTGGTGCTGCCAAGAGAAAACATGAACCGCCTCTTGATGTCCAAGTCCGTACCATCAAGCTGTATAGGACAAATGCTATTGACTCTAGTGGGGAGACAAGTGATGATCACTTGCACTCTTCAAAGCGTTTGGATCTCAGAGGAGGAGGAGGGTTTAGAGTCTTGCAAGACTTCTTCTTCCAATCTCAGCTTACAAACCCCAACTTTTTCCACTCCGTGGACCTCGGCGACGACGGGGGCCTCAGGAACGTGTTCTGGATTGAGTCTCGAGCCAGGGCTGCTTACTCTCACTTTAGCGACGTGGTTGTCTTCGACACGACGTGTTTATCGAACGCCTACGAGCTCCCTCTCGTGGCGTTTGTTGGAATTAACCACCATGGAGATCCCATCTTACTCGGATGTGGTTTGGTCGCTGACCAGACCCCCGAGACCTACGTCTGGCTCTTCAGAGCGTGGCTCACCTGCGTGTCGGGCTGTCCCCCGCTGACCTTCGTCACGGAGCATTGCAAGTCGATCCAGACTGCAGTCTCTGAAGTTTTTCCTAGGGCTCATCACCGTCTTAGCTTGTCCCACGTCTTGCAATGCATTGTCGGAGTGCAAGACTCTGAGTCATTCCGTATGGCGCTGAACAGTGTGGTCTACGGTTTTCTCAAGGTCGAGGAGTTTGAAGTGGCTTGGGAGGAAATGATCATTCGGTTTGGGCTGACGAATGACGAGACCATCCGGGGCCTGTTTCAAGATCGAGAACAGTGGGCTCCTGTTTACCTCAAGGACACGTTTTTGGCCGGGGCGCTGACTTTTCGACTGGGGAATGCAGCGGCTCCGTTTATCTTCAGCAGCTACGTTCACCAGCACACGTCCTTGAGAGAGTTTCTTGAAGGGTACGAATCTTTTCTGGATAAAAAGTACACAAACGAAGCCTTGTGCGATTTAGAGTCGTCGAAATCGATCCCGGAGCTCAAAACAACGCACCCGTACGAGTCTCAGATGGCGAAGGTGTTGACAAAGGAGATATTCACAAGGTTCCAAGAGGAGGTAGTGGCGACGTCTTCGTGTTCTGGAGTAACGCAAGTCCACTCATCAAACGGCTCGGCCTCCTCCTCATACGTGGTTAAAGAGCGGGAAGGAGAGAAAGTTAGAGACTTTGAGGTCGTCTACGAGACAAATGCAGTAGCAGGGGTACGTTGCTTCTGTGTCTGTGGTGGTTTTAGCTTCAACGGGTACCAATGCAGACACGTGCTCCTCCTGCTCAGCCACAAGGGCTTGGAGGAAATCCCGTCTCAGCATATACTGCAGCGTTGGCGCAAGGACGTGAAGCGTCTCTATATTGCGGATTTCGGGTCAGGCTGTGTGGATGTAATGAATCCGGTTCAGTGGTACGAGCATTTGCACAGAAGAGCGATGCAGGTTGTTGAACAAGGGATGCGATCGAAAGAGCACTGCAGAGTTGCCTGGGAAGCGTTTAAGGAGTGTGTGAATAGAGTGACAGAGAAGTCTTCGTAG